In Brienomyrus brachyistius isolate T26 chromosome 19, BBRACH_0.4, whole genome shotgun sequence, one DNA window encodes the following:
- the LOC125714790 gene encoding trace amine-associated receptor 1-like, with protein sequence MLEYEKMNINESESQKNIQFCYESINSSCQKNVYPATVSVPVYVVLGATVLLTVLGNLLVIVTISLFRQLHTATNYLILSLATADLLLGVVVMPPSMVRSVETCWYFGNAFCRIHSSTDFTLSHASILHLTLISIERYYAVCQPFQYSSRISTSTIVPLIIISWTVSSFFGFGMIFQDGNIWGIENFSGNNYCEGGCFALQGKMANSISPALAFYVLALVILALYLKIFHVARKQASSIQSRGCVNAYAGNESTLIRKLERKATKTLGIVVGVFLSCWMPYFLCNTVNVLFGYETPVLLEVFGWIGYSNSGWNPVIYGFFYKWFRKPLVSAFWKLANNTKRQLMVR encoded by the coding sequence atgctggAATATGAAAAGATGAACATCAACGAATCTGAGAGTCAGAAAAATATTCAGTTTTGTTATGAATCCATAAATAGTTCCTGTCAAAAGAATGTTTATCCAGCGACTGTGTCGGTTCCAGTATATGTTGTGTTGGGGGCCACCGTCCTCCTCACTGTGCTGGGAAATCTCCTCGTCATCGTTACTATATCCCTCTTCAGACAGCTGCACACTGCCACTAATTACCTCATCCTCTCCCTGGCCACGGCCgacctcctcctgggggtggtgGTCATGCCCCCCAGCATGGTGCGCTCAGTGGAGACCTGCTGGTATTTCGGGAATGCGTTCTGTAGAATCCACTCCAGCACGGACTTCACCCTGAGTCATGCTTCCATTTTACACCTCACCTTAATCTCTATTGAGCGCTACTATGCGGTCTGCCAGCCCTTTCAGTACAGCAgcaggatcagcacctccaccATAGTGCCTTTGATTATAATCAGCTGGACCGTTTCTTCCTTTTTTGGGTTTGGGATGATTTTTCAGGACGGAAACATCTGGGGCATTGAGAacttctctggaaataattaCTGTGAGGGAGGATGCTTTGCGCTGCAAGGGAAAATGGCAAATTCTATTTCTCCTGCTCTTGCCTTTTATGTCCTTGCCCTCGTGATTCTTGCTCTGTATCTGAAGATCTTCCATGTGGCACGGAAGCAAGCCAGCTCCATTCAGAGCAGAGGTTGTGTGAATGCCTATGCTGGTAACGAGAGCACTTTAATAAGAAAGCTGGAGCGAAAGGCCACAAAGACCCTGGGAATTGTAGTTGGAGTTTTCCTGTCCTGCTGGATGCCATATTTTCTGTGCAACACAGTAAATGTACTCTTTGGTTATGAAACTCCAGTGTTGCTTGAGGTTTTTGGCTGGATCGGTTACTCAAATTCTGGATGGAATCCAGTTATTTATGGTTTCTTTTACAAATGGTTCAGGAAGCCATTGGTATCTGCCTTTTGGAAACTTGCAAATAATACAAAACGGCAATTAATGGTCAGATAA
- the LOC125714945 gene encoding trace amine-associated receptor 1-like isoform X6: protein MKSNHSEQENVHYCFESSNTSCPKLVYPTTIRAPLYVLLGATVLLTVLGNLLVIVTISHSKQLHTPTNYLILSLAVSDFLLGAVVMPPSLIRSLETCWYLGDWFCKIHTSIENLLTGASIFMLYLISVERYVAVSQPLLYHALITTRVAKYMILTCWVLSALIGFGMELNSLTIQDVYLTQFNCEGRCAVLLDKVSSIISSLFIFFIPGLFMLGLYLKILVIAHKQARLIQVTILINRNREKTRIILSKMEQKSTRTLGIITAVFLSCSSPCFIYIIIDPITGLSTPYLYDILLWIYYLNSVMNPTIYSFLFKWFRESLRKAFSKILNSFD from the coding sequence ATGAAAAGCAACCATTCCGAGCAGGAAAATGTGCACTACTGCTTCGAATCCTCAAACACTTCCTGCCCCAAGCTTGTTTATCCAACCACAATACGAGCCCCTTTGTATGTTCTGTTAGGGGCCACCGTACTCCTCACTGTGCTGGGAAATCTCCTCGTCATCGTTACTATATCCCACTCCAAACAGCTGCACACTCCCACCAATTACCTCATCCTCTCCCTGGCTGTCAGCGACTTCCTCCTGGGGGCAGTGGTCATGCCGCCTAGCCTGATACGCTCCCTGGAAACCTGCTGGTATTTGGGTGACTGGTTCTGTAAGATACACACTAGTATAGAAAATTTACTCACTGGAGCATCaatttttatgctttatttgATTTCTGTTGAACGATACGTTGCTGTTTCTCAGCCTCTGCTGTATCACGCTTTGATCACAACTCGTGTTGCAAAGTACATGATCCTGACCTGCTGGGTTCTTTCCGCCCTTATTGGCTTTGGGATGGAACTAAACAGCTTGACAATTCAGGATGTTTACCTCACACAGTTTAACTGTGAGGGAAGGTGTGCTGTGTTACTAGACAAGGTGTCAAGCATAATATcttccctttttattttcttcataccAGGGTTATTTATGCTTGGCCTCTACCTGAAAATCCTAGTTATTGCACATAAACAAGCCCGTTTAATTCAGGTCACAATTCTAATTAACAGGAACCGTGAAAAGACCAGAATCATTCTGTCTAAGATGGAGCAAAAATCCACCAGGACACTGGGCATAATTACTGCTGTATTCCTGTCCTGCTCGTCGCCCTGTTTTATATACATAATAATAGACCCAATCACTGGTTTATCCACACCATACTTGTATGACATTCTTCTTTGGATTTACTATTTGAATTCAGTAATGAATCCCACAATTTATTCATTCTTATTTAAATGGTTTAGGGAGTCACTGAGAAAAGCCTttagtaaaatattaaacagtTTTGATTAG
- the LOC125714945 gene encoding trace amine-associated receptor 1-like isoform X4, which yields MPVHRRAHTLTHTTGSKAFLALRTKKKMKSNHSEQENVHYCFESSNTSCPKLVYPTTIRAPLYVLLGATVLLTVLGNLLVIVTISHSKQLHTPTNYLILSLAVSDFLLGAVVMPPSLIRSLETCWYLGDWFCKIHTSIENLLTGASIFMLYLISVERYVAVSQPLLYHALITTRVAKYMILTCWVLSALIGFGMELNSLTIQDVYLTQFNCEGRCAVLLDKVSSIISSLFIFFIPGLFMLGLYLKILVIAHKQARLIQVTILINRNREKTRIILSKMEQKSTRTLGIITAVFLSCSSPCFIYIIIDPITGLSTPYLYDILLWIYYLNSVMNPTIYSFLFKWFRESLRKAFSKILNSFD from the coding sequence GTTCCAAAGCTTTTCTTGCCCTACGAACAAAAAAGAAGATGAAAAGCAACCATTCCGAGCAGGAAAATGTGCACTACTGCTTCGAATCCTCAAACACTTCCTGCCCCAAGCTTGTTTATCCAACCACAATACGAGCCCCTTTGTATGTTCTGTTAGGGGCCACCGTACTCCTCACTGTGCTGGGAAATCTCCTCGTCATCGTTACTATATCCCACTCCAAACAGCTGCACACTCCCACCAATTACCTCATCCTCTCCCTGGCTGTCAGCGACTTCCTCCTGGGGGCAGTGGTCATGCCGCCTAGCCTGATACGCTCCCTGGAAACCTGCTGGTATTTGGGTGACTGGTTCTGTAAGATACACACTAGTATAGAAAATTTACTCACTGGAGCATCaatttttatgctttatttgATTTCTGTTGAACGATACGTTGCTGTTTCTCAGCCTCTGCTGTATCACGCTTTGATCACAACTCGTGTTGCAAAGTACATGATCCTGACCTGCTGGGTTCTTTCCGCCCTTATTGGCTTTGGGATGGAACTAAACAGCTTGACAATTCAGGATGTTTACCTCACACAGTTTAACTGTGAGGGAAGGTGTGCTGTGTTACTAGACAAGGTGTCAAGCATAATATcttccctttttattttcttcataccAGGGTTATTTATGCTTGGCCTCTACCTGAAAATCCTAGTTATTGCACATAAACAAGCCCGTTTAATTCAGGTCACAATTCTAATTAACAGGAACCGTGAAAAGACCAGAATCATTCTGTCTAAGATGGAGCAAAAATCCACCAGGACACTGGGCATAATTACTGCTGTATTCCTGTCCTGCTCGTCGCCCTGTTTTATATACATAATAATAGACCCAATCACTGGTTTATCCACACCATACTTGTATGACATTCTTCTTTGGATTTACTATTTGAATTCAGTAATGAATCCCACAATTTATTCATTCTTATTTAAATGGTTTAGGGAGTCACTGAGAAAAGCCTttagtaaaatattaaacagtTTTGATTAG
- the LOC125714945 gene encoding trace amine-associated receptor 1-like isoform X1 yields MPVHRRAHTLTHTTGSKAFLALRTKKKMKSNHSEQENVHYCFESSNTSCPKLVYPTTIRAPLYVLLGATVLLTVLGNLLVIVTISHSKQLHTPTNYLILSLAVSDFLLGAVVMPPSLIRSLETCWYLGDWFCKIHTSIENLLTGASIFMLYLISVERYVAVSQPLLYHALITTRVAKYMILTCWVLSALIGFGMELNSLTIQDVYLTQFNCEGRCAVLLDKVSSIISSLFIFFIPGLFMLGLYLKILVIAHKQARLIQVTILINRNREKTRIILSKMEQKSTRTLGIITAVFLSCSSPCFIYIIIDPITGLSTPYLYDILLWIYYLNSVMNPTIYSFLFKWFRESLRKAFSKILNSFD; encoded by the exons atgccagtccatcgcagggcacatacactcacacacactacaG GTTCCAAAGCTTTTCTTGCCCTACGAACAAAAAAGAAGATGAAAAGCAACCATTCCGAGCAGGAAAATGTGCACTACTGCTTCGAATCCTCAAACACTTCCTGCCCCAAGCTTGTTTATCCAACCACAATACGAGCCCCTTTGTATGTTCTGTTAGGGGCCACCGTACTCCTCACTGTGCTGGGAAATCTCCTCGTCATCGTTACTATATCCCACTCCAAACAGCTGCACACTCCCACCAATTACCTCATCCTCTCCCTGGCTGTCAGCGACTTCCTCCTGGGGGCAGTGGTCATGCCGCCTAGCCTGATACGCTCCCTGGAAACCTGCTGGTATTTGGGTGACTGGTTCTGTAAGATACACACTAGTATAGAAAATTTACTCACTGGAGCATCaatttttatgctttatttgATTTCTGTTGAACGATACGTTGCTGTTTCTCAGCCTCTGCTGTATCACGCTTTGATCACAACTCGTGTTGCAAAGTACATGATCCTGACCTGCTGGGTTCTTTCCGCCCTTATTGGCTTTGGGATGGAACTAAACAGCTTGACAATTCAGGATGTTTACCTCACACAGTTTAACTGTGAGGGAAGGTGTGCTGTGTTACTAGACAAGGTGTCAAGCATAATATcttccctttttattttcttcataccAGGGTTATTTATGCTTGGCCTCTACCTGAAAATCCTAGTTATTGCACATAAACAAGCCCGTTTAATTCAGGTCACAATTCTAATTAACAGGAACCGTGAAAAGACCAGAATCATTCTGTCTAAGATGGAGCAAAAATCCACCAGGACACTGGGCATAATTACTGCTGTATTCCTGTCCTGCTCGTCGCCCTGTTTTATATACATAATAATAGACCCAATCACTGGTTTATCCACACCATACTTGTATGACATTCTTCTTTGGATTTACTATTTGAATTCAGTAATGAATCCCACAATTTATTCATTCTTATTTAAATGGTTTAGGGAGTCACTGAGAAAAGCCTttagtaaaatattaaacagtTTTGATTAG